The following proteins are encoded in a genomic region of Brachypodium distachyon strain Bd21 chromosome 1, Brachypodium_distachyon_v3.0, whole genome shotgun sequence:
- the LOC104582097 gene encoding F-box protein At2g34280-like, which translates to MAEGGAATTATTLPRDVIFDILSRTPVKSICRFRCVSKEWQSRISDRAFIAAHRSHANPEPLLVGTAHGALLLMNMDGKIVKKIKGLGVLPTFRSTLDDLICVCSTDSTTRVLDMATGKLLLTCRPMPDGGRIYAVGLGRAAASGSIKAVRLTEGLRYDGPSDQACEVLTLDDGGGASAAQCQWRPAPSPPFLACLYAFSGAGTTANGAVHFLTQNVAAARADDDDDDIPVDSVLRFDLESEQWRSTIQGPLLKGDHDGDDGAGSAWMKTGQIRLGKLGGALCMVQTEVRRAGRVYWADIWLLDDPDRSVWAKAYAIPMHLSSDIIEPLRVMPDDGVRRLLFHYFNPAVQVPWLKVYDPRDEACTEGVQMLHTSGRIGLCSLHLECFVGATTKN; encoded by the coding sequence ATGGCggaaggcggcgcggcgaccACGGCCACCACGTTGCCGAGAGACGTCATCTTCGACATCCTCTCCCGAACCCCGGTCAAATCCATATGCCGCTTCCGGTGCGTGTCCAAGGAATGGCAATCCCGGATCTCCGACCGGGCCTTCATCGCCGCCCACAGATCCCACGCCAACCCGGAGCCGCTCCTCGTCGGCACCGCCCATGGCGCCCTTCTCCTGATGAACATGGACGGCAAAATCGTGAAGAAAATCAAGGGCTTAGGCGTCCTCCCCACCTTCCGCTCCACCCTCGACGACCTCATCTGCGTCTGCAGCACGGATTCCACCACGCGCGTCCTCGACATGGCCACCGGGAAGCTCCTCCTGACATGCCGGCCGATGCCGGACGGCGGCAGGATCTACGCCGTGGGCctgggccgcgccgccgcgtcgggGTCCATCAAGGCCGTCCGCCTCACCGAGGGCCTCCGCTACGACGGCCCGTCCGACCAGGCCTGCGAGGTCCTCACGCtagacgacggcggcggcgcctccgccgcgcaaTGCCAATggaggccggcgccgtcgcccccTTTCCTGGCGTGCCTCTACGCCTTCTCGGGCGCCGGAACCACGGCCAACGGCGCCGTGCACTTCCTCACCCAgaacgtcgccgccgcccgggccgacgacgacgacgacgacatccCCGTAGACAGCGTGCTCCGCTTCGACCTCGAGAGCGAGCAATGGCGGAGCACGATACAAGGGCCGTTGCTCAAAGGGGAtcacgacggcgacgacggcgccgggtCGGCGTGGATGAAGACGGGGCAGATCCGGCTCGGCAAGCTCGGCGGCGCCCTGTGCATGGTCCAGACCGAGGTGCGCCGTGCCGGCCGCGTGTACTGGGCCGACATCTGGCTCCTGGATGATCCCGACCGCAGCGTCTGGGCCAAGGCGTACGCGATCCCGATGCACTTGTCCTCTGACATCATCGAGCCTTTGAGGGTGATGCCTGACGACGGCGTGAGGCGGCTGCTCTTCCATTACTTCAATCCGGCCGTTCAGGTGCCCTGGCTGAAAGTCTATGATCCTCGGGATGAGGCTTGCACGGAGGGGGTGCAGATGTTGCATACCAGCGGGAGAATTGGCCTTTGTAGCTTGCACTTGGAATGCTTTGTGGGGGCAACGACCAAGAACTAA
- the LOC104582096 gene encoding putative F-box protein At1g30920, translated as MSGAYKVVRLGSRWGCHVEQTCEVLTLGGGGVEWRRSQPPQTRIRARYCQSSVAAAAVNGVMYFLRDFDYYTVIPQVDDDGDDYYVLCFDLESEEWKKMIKGPLKVSDESWTSTEATGLAELNGALYMVQLEETFGHPSTNIWLLVDPKESIWVKTYTISMARTTSLVVPRVMSHGTKLLISIFRVYNLGPTLQVYDARTGLCIDVMKTSNNLYGGIGLCSLHMHHFVSAEI; from the coding sequence ATGTCCGGCGCGTACAAGGTGGTCCGCCTCGGCAGCCGCTGGGGTTGCCATGTTGAGCAGACATGCGAGGTCCTCACgctgggaggcggcggcgtcgagtgGAGGCGCTCGCAGCCGCCCCAGACCCGGATCCGTGCCCGGTACTGCCAGAGCTccgtcgccgcggccgcggtcAATGGCGTCATGTACTTCCTTCGCGACTTTGACTACTACACGGTAATACCGCAGGTAGATGATGATGGAGATGACTATTATGTACTATGCTTTGACCTTGAAAGCGAAGAGTGGAAGAAGATGATCAAAGGGCCATTGAAAGTGAGCGACGAGTCGTGGACGAGCACGGAGGCAACCGGGTTAGCCGAGCTCAATGGCGCCCTATATATGGTTCAACTCGAAGAGACATTTGGCCATCCAAGCACGAATATATGGCTCTTGGTTGATCCCAAGGAGAGCATATGGGTCAAGACCTACACAATATCCATGGCCCGAACCACTAGTCTTGTGGTGCCGAGGGTGATGTCACATGGTACAAAGCTGCTGATTTCTATTTTTCGTGTTTACAACTTAGGCCCGACGTTGCAGGTCTACGATGCCCGTACCGGGTTATGCATCGATGTGATGAAGACATCGAATAACCTCTATGGTGGAATCGGTCTTTGTAGCTTGCACATGCATCATTTTGTCTCGGCTGAGATCTAG